In a single window of the Bacillus mycoides genome:
- a CDS encoding PQQ-dependent sugar dehydrogenase, producing MTKVKVNLRPIVHNINLPTVIKAAILPGESAERLFIATQVGEIFYIGDGVIRTFLDIRPRIIKLGTFEEGVSSSGYDERGLLGLAFHPQFYQNGLFYLHYSVAGTQGPGALSEPFKPNPCDPKTLNLKWVNRDTQYDHIDTVEEWILQSHSQPQKRRTLLNIRRPFFNHNGVNSLNFSPESGKLVFTNGDGGSGYDPFNLSQDDLEIAGKIIEIDVSKNTFINNPPVVTRFNEFPLSIQETLTVIAKGVRNITGISFQRFYNQYIKYAGNVGQDIVESIFSFVHYKPIPVTELVQTHLMRSTPNQDGFINFGWRGWEGEFPTSFIRHCSENPTLDERTMAYYNETIETSVRRIQPLISYFHKDSRADKFGGTSLTGVQPYMGTTIPSLTGSIVFTDLAKKEEFQSPVKGVLAFTRAALDGKRNDFHVIETTYDFGTQAAYYVSLGTNLDQTRLYLGVYGSMKVTEFNKGTIFEIVP from the coding sequence TTGACAAAAGTTAAGGTTAATTTACGGCCAATCGTTCATAACATAAATTTACCAACTGTAATAAAAGCAGCCATACTTCCAGGTGAATCGGCTGAAAGACTATTTATTGCAACCCAGGTAGGAGAAATCTTTTACATAGGAGACGGAGTTATAAGGACTTTTTTAGATATTCGCCCGCGAATTATCAAATTAGGCACGTTTGAAGAAGGTGTCTCTAGTAGCGGTTATGATGAACGCGGATTGCTAGGACTAGCGTTTCATCCACAATTTTATCAAAACGGTTTATTTTACCTTCATTATTCAGTAGCTGGCACTCAAGGTCCGGGTGCCCTTTCTGAACCTTTTAAACCTAATCCGTGTGATCCGAAAACTTTAAACTTAAAGTGGGTAAATAGAGATACTCAATATGATCATATTGATACGGTTGAGGAATGGATTTTACAATCACATAGTCAACCTCAAAAACGGCGGACATTACTTAACATAAGAAGGCCCTTTTTTAATCATAACGGAGTCAATAGTTTAAACTTTTCACCTGAGAGTGGAAAACTTGTTTTTACAAATGGAGATGGTGGATCGGGTTATGATCCATTTAATTTAAGCCAGGATGATTTAGAAATAGCGGGCAAAATAATTGAAATTGATGTAAGTAAAAATACATTCATAAATAACCCTCCAGTAGTTACACGCTTTAATGAGTTTCCTTTATCTATACAAGAAACACTTACAGTAATTGCGAAAGGAGTTCGGAATATAACAGGTATTTCATTTCAAAGGTTTTATAATCAATATATCAAATATGCTGGAAATGTCGGGCAGGATATTGTAGAGTCTATTTTTTCGTTTGTTCATTATAAACCCATACCGGTTACCGAACTTGTTCAAACGCATTTAATGAGATCCACTCCCAATCAAGATGGATTTATTAATTTTGGTTGGCGAGGATGGGAAGGAGAATTTCCTACTTCTTTTATAAGGCACTGTTCTGAGAATCCTACTTTGGATGAGAGAACAATGGCTTATTATAATGAAACAATAGAAACATCAGTGAGGCGCATACAGCCCCTAATTAGTTATTTTCATAAAGATTCCAGAGCAGATAAGTTTGGAGGAACCTCACTTACAGGAGTACAACCATATATGGGAACTACAATTCCTAGTTTAACTGGTAGTATCGTGTTTACTGATCTTGCTAAGAAAGAAGAATTTCAATCTCCAGTAAAGGGAGTGTTAGCTTTTACTAGAGCAGCTCTAGACGGGAAACGTAATGATTTTCATGTTATTGAAACCACTTATGATTTTGGGACTCAAGCAGCTTATTATGTTAGTTTAGGAACAAACTTAGATCAAACTAGATTATATTTAGGAGTTTATGGTTCTATGAAAGTAACTGAATTTAACAAAGGTACTATTTTTGAAATTGTTCCATGA
- a CDS encoding ABC transporter ATP-binding protein, with translation MSDRKIENRKQSGPGPGGGGPMGGGMRKIEKAKNFKGTMNKLLQYLKPYKLPILVVILFAIGSAAFTIVGPKILGNATTKLFEGLVSKVSGAPGAAIDFTYIGNIVILLLGLYILSTVFGIIQGYIISGVAQKVSYNFRKEIDEKINRMPLKYFDKTTHGEVLSRITNDVDTVSQTLNQSMSQIITSVITIIGVLIMMLSISWQMTLVALLILPVSMILIMAVVKRSQKYFKSQQEYLGHVNGQVEEIYSGHNIVKAFNKEEEEVKKFEKVNDTLYHSAWKSQFLSGMMMPIMTFIGNIGYVAVSILGGWLAVKRTIAVGDILAFVQYVRSFTQPIAQVAQIANVLQSTAAAAERVFEFLEEEEEVSEAENPVKLQKVQGQVTFQDVQFGYNPDKIIINNFSSNIKPGQKVAIVGPTGAGKTTIVKLLMRFYDINSGAICIDGHDIKDFTREDLRNMFGMVLQDTWLFNGSIMENIRYGRLDATDEEVIEAAKAAHVHNFVKTLPNKYQMELNEEASNVSQGQKQLLTIARALIADPKILILDEATSSIDTRTEVLIQKAMENLMEGRTSFIIAHRLSTIRDADLILVMKDGDIVEQGNHEELLKADGFYASLYNSQFEGADAS, from the coding sequence ATGAGTGATAGAAAAATAGAAAATAGAAAACAAAGCGGCCCTGGTCCTGGCGGTGGCGGTCCTATGGGCGGCGGCATGAGAAAGATTGAGAAAGCAAAAAACTTCAAAGGAACGATGAATAAACTCCTTCAATACTTGAAGCCCTATAAATTACCAATCTTAGTCGTTATCCTTTTCGCAATCGGTAGTGCAGCCTTTACAATCGTTGGTCCAAAAATTTTAGGAAACGCGACAACAAAACTTTTCGAAGGACTCGTAAGCAAAGTATCAGGAGCACCCGGTGCGGCCATTGACTTTACCTATATCGGAAACATTGTCATTTTACTCCTTGGATTATATATACTGAGCACTGTGTTTGGTATTATCCAGGGGTACATTATTTCTGGAGTAGCTCAAAAAGTATCTTATAACTTCAGAAAAGAAATCGATGAAAAAATTAACCGTATGCCGCTGAAATACTTTGATAAAACAACGCACGGCGAAGTATTATCGAGAATTACAAATGACGTAGATACGGTGAGCCAAACTTTAAACCAAAGTATGTCGCAAATCATCACATCCGTTATTACAATCATCGGTGTACTTATCATGATGTTATCAATCAGCTGGCAAATGACATTAGTGGCGCTTTTAATATTGCCAGTATCGATGATTCTCATCATGGCAGTCGTAAAACGATCACAAAAATACTTCAAATCCCAGCAAGAATATTTAGGACACGTAAACGGTCAGGTCGAAGAAATTTATAGTGGTCACAATATCGTAAAAGCCTTCAACAAAGAAGAAGAAGAAGTGAAAAAATTCGAAAAGGTAAATGATACTCTTTACCATTCCGCATGGAAATCTCAATTTTTATCTGGAATGATGATGCCGATTATGACATTTATCGGTAATATCGGTTACGTCGCTGTATCTATTTTAGGTGGATGGCTTGCGGTAAAGAGAACCATCGCAGTTGGAGACATTTTAGCCTTTGTGCAATATGTTAGAAGCTTTACGCAACCAATCGCTCAAGTAGCACAAATCGCGAACGTACTTCAATCTACTGCAGCTGCTGCAGAAAGAGTCTTCGAATTTTTAGAAGAAGAAGAGGAAGTGTCAGAAGCAGAAAATCCAGTGAAGCTGCAAAAAGTTCAAGGACAAGTTACCTTCCAAGATGTTCAATTTGGATACAATCCAGATAAGATCATCATCAATAATTTCTCATCTAACATTAAACCTGGACAAAAGGTAGCAATCGTCGGACCAACCGGAGCTGGTAAAACAACGATTGTAAAACTGTTAATGCGTTTCTATGACATAAACAGCGGTGCAATATGTATCGACGGTCACGATATAAAAGACTTCACGCGAGAAGACCTGCGCAACATGTTTGGTATGGTACTTCAAGACACTTGGCTATTTAACGGCTCCATCATGGAAAATATACGTTACGGTAGACTCGATGCTACAGACGAAGAAGTAATTGAAGCAGCGAAAGCAGCTCACGTTCACAACTTCGTAAAAACATTACCAAATAAATATCAAATGGAACTAAACGAAGAAGCAAGCAACGTATCTCAAGGACAAAAGCAACTACTAACAATTGCACGTGCCCTTATAGCGGATCCGAAAATATTAATACTCGATGAAGCAACAAGCTCCATTGACACTCGTACAGAAGTACTGATTCAAAAAGCGATGGAAAACCTTATGGAAGGTAGAACAAGCTTCATTATCGCTCATAGATTATCAACAATACGTGATGCAGATTTAATCCTTGTCATGAAAGACGGAGATATTGTAGAACAAGGTAATCATGAAGAGTTATTGAAAGCTGATGGTTTCTATGCTTCGCTTTATAATAGTCAGTTTGAAGGTGCGGATGCTTCTTGA
- a CDS encoding ABC transporter ATP-binding protein, with the protein MLKIIKHLKPFIASIIAVVCLLTVQAVCDLSLPDYMSNIVNVGIQQKGVENAVPEVIRKSEMDKLTLFMNENEKKKVADNYVHLDKNSLSQSELKNDLKDYPQLDKEPLYKLHTEDKKIINELNDIFGKPMLITQGIEKGGSSAFSPAATGDNNTPAKLPPNTDPFAIIAKLPQDQINVMKEKADEKFKNMPGSMVTQSAVSYIENEYKKIGINTDKLQSNFILTSGGKMLLLSLVSMAATVIVSLLAAKVAAGLGRDLRKKVFRKVTNFSNAEFDKFSTASLITRSTNDIQQVQTLMVMMLRIVFYAPILGIGGIIKVLTTDLSMGWIIAVAVIAILSLVIGLFSIAIPKFKRIQKLVDKINLITRESLTGMLVIRAFNTQKHEEKKFEKGNQDLTKTNLFVSRLMSFMMPMMMFIMNAVTVLIIWVGSHQVDMGHMQVGDLMAFMQYTMQIIMAFLMISMVSIMVPRASVSAQRIAEVLDTDITISDVKEPKTFASDKKGYVEFKNVGFRYPGAEEDVLSNITFTAKPGETTAFIGSTGSGKSTLINLIPRFYDVTSGQILIDGTDIREVSQKELREKIGYVPQKGVLFSGTIESNLKYGKKEATEEELEKAAEIAQAMEFINAKPESFRTEISQGGTNVSGGQKQRLSIARALTKKSEIFIFDDSFSALDFKTDAALRRALNNEITGSTILLIAQRISTIMNADKIIVLDEGKIIGTGTHEELMENCEVYKQIALSQLSREELSS; encoded by the coding sequence ATGTTAAAGATCATCAAACATTTAAAACCATTTATTGCTTCCATCATTGCAGTTGTATGTCTTTTAACTGTACAGGCAGTATGCGATCTATCACTGCCAGACTACATGTCTAACATTGTCAATGTAGGGATTCAACAAAAAGGTGTAGAAAATGCAGTACCTGAGGTTATTCGTAAAAGTGAAATGGATAAACTTACGCTCTTTATGAATGAAAATGAGAAGAAAAAAGTTGCTGACAACTATGTACATTTAGATAAGAACAGCCTCTCTCAAAGTGAACTAAAAAATGACTTAAAAGATTATCCGCAGCTTGATAAAGAGCCACTTTATAAGTTACATACAGAAGATAAAAAAATAATTAACGAACTTAACGATATCTTTGGGAAACCAATGTTAATTACACAAGGAATTGAAAAAGGTGGCTCATCTGCTTTCTCTCCTGCTGCGACAGGTGACAACAACACACCAGCGAAACTTCCGCCAAATACAGATCCTTTTGCAATCATTGCGAAACTTCCTCAAGATCAAATCAATGTAATGAAAGAAAAGGCAGATGAAAAGTTTAAGAATATGCCAGGCAGCATGGTAACACAATCAGCTGTTTCATACATTGAGAATGAGTATAAGAAAATCGGTATCAATACTGATAAACTTCAATCTAATTTTATTCTTACTTCCGGCGGGAAAATGCTACTTTTATCCTTAGTAAGTATGGCAGCTACCGTTATCGTGAGTTTACTTGCTGCAAAAGTAGCTGCAGGACTCGGCAGAGACCTTAGAAAGAAAGTATTCCGGAAAGTTACAAACTTCTCGAATGCGGAGTTTGATAAGTTTTCCACTGCATCTCTAATCACAAGAAGTACAAATGATATCCAACAAGTTCAAACACTTATGGTTATGATGCTTCGCATTGTATTCTATGCACCAATTTTAGGTATCGGCGGCATTATTAAAGTACTTACTACAGACCTTTCAATGGGATGGATTATCGCAGTTGCGGTAATTGCGATTTTAAGCCTAGTCATTGGTTTATTTAGCATCGCGATTCCTAAGTTTAAGCGTATCCAAAAGTTAGTAGATAAAATTAACTTAATCACTCGTGAATCTTTAACCGGTATGCTAGTTATTCGTGCTTTTAATACTCAAAAACATGAAGAAAAGAAATTTGAAAAAGGAAATCAAGATTTAACAAAAACAAATTTATTTGTAAGCCGTTTAATGTCATTTATGATGCCAATGATGATGTTTATCATGAATGCCGTTACTGTACTTATTATTTGGGTTGGATCACACCAAGTGGATATGGGACATATGCAAGTTGGTGATTTGATGGCATTTATGCAATATACAATGCAAATCATCATGGCCTTCTTAATGATTTCAATGGTATCTATTATGGTTCCACGTGCTTCAGTTTCCGCACAACGTATCGCAGAAGTTTTAGATACTGACATTACCATTAGTGATGTAAAAGAGCCGAAAACATTTGCTTCAGACAAGAAAGGTTACGTTGAATTTAAAAATGTTGGCTTTAGATACCCAGGTGCAGAAGAAGATGTGCTTTCCAATATCACCTTTACTGCAAAACCTGGTGAAACGACAGCTTTCATCGGAAGTACAGGTAGTGGTAAATCAACATTAATCAACTTAATTCCACGCTTTTACGATGTCACAAGCGGCCAAATATTAATAGATGGCACGGATATTAGAGAAGTATCTCAGAAGGAATTAAGAGAGAAAATTGGTTATGTACCGCAAAAAGGAGTTCTCTTCTCAGGTACAATCGAGAGTAATTTGAAATATGGTAAAAAAGAAGCAACTGAAGAAGAACTCGAAAAAGCGGCGGAAATCGCGCAAGCTATGGAGTTTATTAACGCGAAACCTGAAAGCTTCCGCACAGAAATATCACAAGGTGGTACGAACGTTTCCGGTGGTCAAAAACAAAGACTTTCTATTGCGCGTGCTCTTACGAAAAAATCGGAAATCTTCATATTCGATGATAGTTTCTCAGCTCTTGACTTTAAGACAGACGCAGCATTGCGCAGAGCTTTAAACAATGAGATTACAGGAAGTACTATTTTACTTATTGCCCAAAGAATCAGTACAATCATGAATGCCGATAAGATTATTGTACTTGACGAAGGAAAAATAATTGGAACTGGTACTCATGAAGAGCTTATGGAAAACTGTGAAGTTTATAAGCAAATTGCTTTATCACAACTTTCAAGAGAGGAGTTGTCATCATGA
- the pssA gene encoding CDP-diacylglycerol--serine O-phosphatidyltransferase, protein MFNQIVKAVPNLFTIGNLLCGVFSITMNMSDYLEVASIFIFFSAVLDLLDGRIARKLKVNSEFGVQLDSLADIVSFGVAPALLFHSIATPSILTSLAFILFPTMGALRLAKFSVKPTIGYFKGLPIPAAGLPLAGMGLFSYSNAWITLILALLMVSPIRFKKL, encoded by the coding sequence TTGTTCAATCAAATAGTAAAAGCTGTACCCAATTTATTTACGATTGGAAATTTATTGTGCGGTGTTTTTTCAATTACCATGAATATGAGTGACTATTTGGAAGTAGCCTCCATTTTTATTTTCTTTTCAGCTGTTTTAGATCTCCTTGATGGAAGAATTGCGAGAAAATTAAAAGTGAACAGTGAGTTTGGTGTACAATTGGATTCCTTAGCTGATATTGTTAGTTTCGGAGTTGCTCCTGCACTTTTATTTCATTCGATAGCAACACCATCTATTTTAACTTCTTTGGCATTTATCCTTTTCCCAACGATGGGTGCTTTAAGATTAGCTAAATTTAGTGTAAAACCAACCATTGGATATTTTAAGGGATTACCTATTCCAGCTGCTGGATTACCATTGGCCGGTATGGGATTGTTTTCATATAGCAATGCATGGATTACATTAATCCTCGCTCTCTTAATGGTAAGTCCAATTAGGTTTAAAAAACTTTAA
- a CDS encoding NAD(P)/FAD-dependent oxidoreductase codes for MKSYIVVGSGILGASTAYHLAKAGAKVTIVDRQDLGQATDAAAGIVCPWLSQRRNKAWYKIVKGGARYYSSLIQQLEEDGETDTGYNRVGAISLHTDEKKLDQMEERAYKRREDAPEIGEITRLSAEETKKLFPALSEEYSSVHISGAARVNGRLLRNALISAAKKNGATFIKGDAVLVREGNHITGVKVNDETIVAEKVMVTAGAWANEILNPLGINFLVTFQKGQIVHLQIENTATENMPVVMPPNDQYILTFDNGHVVIGATHENDTGFDHRVTAGGLHEVFHKALTVAPGLEDGTMLETRVGFRPFTPGFLPVIGQLPNFEGILIANGLGASGLTAGPYLGSELAKLALGQPIELDLNDYDVAGAME; via the coding sequence ATGAAATCGTATATTGTAGTTGGATCTGGAATTTTAGGGGCATCTACTGCCTATCATCTTGCTAAGGCTGGTGCGAAGGTTACTATTGTAGATCGTCAAGATTTAGGTCAAGCAACTGATGCAGCAGCAGGTATTGTCTGTCCGTGGCTGTCGCAACGTCGTAATAAAGCATGGTATAAAATCGTTAAAGGCGGTGCACGTTACTATTCTTCGTTAATTCAGCAATTAGAAGAAGACGGTGAAACGGATACAGGTTACAACCGTGTAGGTGCAATTAGTTTACATACTGATGAGAAAAAACTAGATCAAATGGAAGAGCGAGCGTATAAACGCCGTGAAGATGCACCAGAGATTGGTGAAATCACTCGCTTATCAGCTGAAGAAACGAAAAAATTATTCCCAGCATTATCGGAAGAATATAGTTCTGTTCATATTAGTGGCGCTGCACGAGTAAATGGAAGATTATTACGCAACGCATTAATAAGCGCTGCGAAAAAAAATGGTGCAACTTTCATAAAAGGTGATGCAGTATTAGTCCGTGAAGGGAATCATATTACGGGAGTTAAAGTAAATGACGAAACAATTGTAGCGGAAAAGGTAATGGTAACTGCAGGCGCATGGGCGAACGAAATCTTGAATCCATTAGGAATTAATTTCTTAGTTACGTTCCAAAAAGGACAAATTGTTCATTTGCAAATTGAAAATACAGCAACAGAAAATATGCCAGTTGTTATGCCGCCGAACGATCAATATATTTTAACATTTGACAATGGCCATGTCGTAATTGGTGCAACGCATGAGAATGATACTGGTTTCGATCACCGTGTAACAGCTGGTGGTTTACATGAAGTATTCCATAAAGCGTTAACAGTAGCGCCTGGTTTAGAAGATGGTACAATGCTTGAAACTAGAGTTGGCTTCAGGCCATTTACGCCAGGATTCTTACCTGTTATTGGCCAACTCCCTAATTTTGAAGGCATACTCATTGCAAACGGATTAGGTGCTTCAGGATTAACAGCAGGTCCATACTTAGGATCAGAACTTGCGAAACTTGCGTTAGGGCAACCGATTGAATTAGATTTAAATGATTATGATGTTGCTGGGGCAATGGAATAG
- a CDS encoding YdeI/OmpD-associated family protein translates to MSVIDKLKLNKYTNMVVINEPSDYDIFTGKETSFSKEHDAIFIFVETLDEMVKQTNFIISNEELLIEKGYVFFAYPKKGNARYSTFIHRDEMFPALNVGDDGYVGESEIKFARMVSMDDVFTVVGLKREKKKAKKTPAASQCVADYADRIQDVEALLANHPAELKFYQSLTPGYQKDWARNLFSVKQEKTRDKRLEKMIEILSQGYKTIELFRKKKK, encoded by the coding sequence ATGTCAGTTATTGATAAATTGAAACTAAATAAGTATACAAATATGGTCGTAATTAACGAACCAAGTGATTATGACATTTTCACAGGTAAAGAAACCTCATTTTCAAAAGAACATGATGCTATTTTTATTTTTGTTGAAACACTTGATGAAATGGTGAAACAAACGAATTTTATTATTAGTAATGAAGAATTACTAATTGAAAAAGGTTACGTGTTTTTCGCATATCCGAAAAAAGGTAATGCTCGTTACAGTACGTTTATTCACCGTGATGAGATGTTTCCGGCATTAAACGTTGGAGATGATGGATATGTGGGGGAAAGCGAAATTAAATTTGCGCGAATGGTAAGTATGGATGATGTCTTTACAGTTGTAGGTTTAAAACGTGAAAAGAAAAAAGCGAAGAAAACACCTGCAGCGAGTCAATGTGTTGCTGATTATGCAGACCGTATTCAAGATGTTGAAGCATTATTGGCTAATCATCCAGCTGAACTTAAGTTTTATCAAAGTTTAACTCCTGGTTATCAAAAAGATTGGGCACGTAATTTATTTTCTGTGAAACAAGAAAAAACACGCGATAAACGTCTTGAGAAAATGATTGAAATCCTTTCACAAGGCTATAAAACAATTGAATTATTCCGTAAGAAGAAAAAATAA
- a CDS encoding arylamine N-acetyltransferase family protein: MTKLQDQLFTRLNLEKRTEIKFEELSTILFAFAHTIPFENLNVIASNANTISMKNLQEKILTSSRGGLCYELNTLFYYFLKDSGYDVQLALGTVYKNDINAWALEDGHITIILNYENVRYLIDVGIASLVPLVPVPFTGELVSSKNGSYRVRQKDTSKGNYVLERIDVDGEWKVCHAFYKHIIDETVVNDVQRRVIEDEKSIFNKGPIAVKLTNFGHVSLTNTILTEIIYGEKTKREITENQYKELLYTLFAIEL, encoded by the coding sequence ATGACAAAGTTACAAGATCAACTTTTCACAAGATTAAACCTTGAAAAACGTACTGAAATAAAATTTGAAGAATTAAGTACAATACTCTTTGCATTTGCCCACACAATCCCGTTTGAGAATTTAAATGTAATAGCAAGTAATGCGAATACAATTTCTATGAAAAACTTACAAGAGAAAATTTTAACTAGTTCTCGAGGTGGGCTTTGTTATGAATTAAATACTCTTTTTTACTATTTTTTAAAAGATAGTGGTTATGATGTACAACTCGCACTAGGTACCGTATATAAAAATGATATAAACGCTTGGGCACTTGAAGATGGGCATATAACAATTATTTTAAATTACGAAAACGTAAGGTACTTAATTGATGTAGGTATTGCTTCATTAGTACCTCTTGTGCCAGTACCGTTTACTGGCGAACTTGTTTCTTCTAAAAACGGTTCGTATCGAGTAAGACAAAAAGATACGAGTAAAGGAAACTATGTTCTAGAAAGAATAGATGTTGATGGAGAATGGAAAGTTTGTCATGCTTTTTATAAACATATTATTGATGAGACAGTAGTAAACGATGTTCAAAGAAGAGTGATAGAAGATGAGAAATCTATTTTCAATAAAGGACCCATTGCAGTAAAATTGACGAACTTTGGCCATGTCTCATTAACGAATACTATTTTAACTGAAATTATTTATGGAGAAAAAACGAAGCGTGAAATTACAGAAAATCAATATAAAGAGCTTTTATATACTTTATTTGCTATTGAGTTGTGA
- a CDS encoding DUF4180 domain-containing protein, protein MEIKKVVIGGINIAVVRNDTVLISDVQSALDLMATVQYEADSKRIAINKSLISESFFDLKTRLAGDILQKFINYSVKIAIIGDFSMYTSKSLKDFIYECNKGKDIFFLATEQQAIEKLSSLK, encoded by the coding sequence ATGGAAATAAAGAAAGTAGTAATTGGCGGAATAAATATTGCCGTCGTCAGAAACGATACAGTATTAATATCCGACGTTCAATCTGCATTAGATCTCATGGCAACAGTTCAATATGAAGCGGATTCAAAGCGGATTGCTATCAATAAATCATTAATAAGTGAAAGTTTCTTTGACTTAAAAACACGTCTTGCGGGTGATATTCTTCAAAAGTTTATTAATTACAGCGTGAAAATTGCTATCATCGGGGATTTTTCTATGTACACTAGTAAAAGCCTAAAAGATTTCATTTATGAATGTAATAAAGGTAAGGATATTTTTTTCTTAGCAACTGAGCAACAAGCAATTGAAAAATTAAGCTCATTGAAATAA
- a CDS encoding HAD-IA family hydrolase has translation MLFDLDDTLLDRDKAVDKLFSIILEEFYGDVEQHAVKNEMLQKFKGYDKKSYGHSDKVKVLESFFDEFPPKYRLPRNCIQDFWNNNFPKCFSINQKTINIINTIKSHIKVGIITNGSTQRQKEKIINTNLNRYFDTIIISEEAGFSKPDKLIFELALNKLNVQSEDVLFVGDDLEKDIAGCQNANIKGIWFNPNMIKNNTDTKPYAEITSFDNLLSYCGEINFQK, from the coding sequence ATGCTGTTTGATTTAGATGATACGTTACTCGATAGGGATAAGGCAGTAGATAAACTGTTTTCCATTATTTTAGAGGAGTTTTATGGGGATGTTGAACAACATGCAGTAAAAAACGAAATGTTACAGAAATTCAAGGGATATGATAAAAAAAGCTATGGTCATAGTGATAAAGTAAAGGTTTTGGAATCGTTTTTTGATGAATTCCCACCGAAATATAGATTACCACGCAATTGCATTCAAGACTTTTGGAATAATAATTTCCCGAAATGTTTTTCTATAAACCAAAAAACTATTAATATCATAAATACTATAAAGTCACATATTAAAGTTGGAATTATAACAAATGGCTCAACTCAGAGGCAAAAAGAAAAAATAATTAACACGAATTTGAATCGTTATTTTGATACAATCATTATTTCTGAAGAAGCGGGATTTAGTAAACCTGACAAACTCATATTTGAATTAGCATTAAATAAGCTAAATGTACAATCAGAAGATGTACTATTTGTTGGAGATGACTTAGAAAAGGATATTGCTGGTTGTCAAAATGCAAATATAAAGGGCATATGGTTCAATCCTAATATGATTAAGAATAATACCGACACTAAACCATATGCCGAGATTACTTCTTTTGATAATTTATTAAGTTATTGTGGAGAGATAAATTTCCAAAAATAG
- a CDS encoding response regulator transcription factor, whose translation MKNYHILVVEDDQEIQELIKQFLMTQQYTVVVASDGLEGMTQFNKQSFDLILLDVMMPNLNGFEVSKMIRSQSNVPIIMLTALEEEEDQMKGFDLGIDDYITKPFSFHVLIRRVEAVLRRSYDKNVNNHLVFKEVRIDVDAYRVYVNDVEILLTTKEFEILQLLFQNERKVLTRENIVEKVWGYDYFGETRIIDTHIKNLRKKLAIPYIKTIKGIGYKIDE comes from the coding sequence ATGAAAAACTATCATATTCTCGTGGTAGAAGACGATCAAGAAATTCAGGAATTAATTAAACAATTTTTAATGACACAACAGTATACAGTTGTAGTTGCATCAGATGGATTAGAGGGTATGACACAATTTAATAAGCAATCCTTTGATTTAATTCTTCTAGATGTAATGATGCCCAATCTTAATGGATTTGAAGTATCCAAGATGATTCGAAGTCAGTCAAACGTACCAATTATTATGCTAACTGCATTGGAAGAAGAGGAAGATCAAATGAAAGGGTTCGATCTTGGAATCGATGATTATATAACAAAACCCTTTTCGTTTCATGTTTTGATTAGACGAGTCGAAGCTGTACTTAGAAGAAGTTATGATAAAAATGTAAATAATCATTTGGTATTTAAAGAAGTGCGTATCGATGTTGATGCATATAGAGTATATGTAAATGACGTTGAAATTTTATTAACGACAAAAGAGTTTGAAATTCTACAACTACTATTTCAAAATGAGAGAAAAGTACTCACAAGAGAAAATATCGTAGAAAAAGTTTGGGGGTACGATTATTTTGGAGAAACACGAATAATTGATACACATATTAAAAACCTACGTAAAAAGTTAGCTATCCCTTATATTAAAACAATAAAGGGTATTGGTTATAAAATTGATGAATAG